Within Nocardia higoensis, the genomic segment GAGTACGAGTACCGGGCCGACGACAGCGACGCTCGTCTGCGTCATCGCCGAGCGGTCCGTTGGACGAGCCGCGACCTCGCCCGCCGCGCTCTCGATGACGACCTCCGACGAACCGTGAGCGCCCCCGGCACGATCTGCCAGTTCGGTGCTGCAGATGCCGGAACGCGGCTGGCCGCCCTCGCTGCACAATACGGCTGAACCGAAGCAGGCGCGTCGCGCCCGTCGACCTCCCGAGGCGACGCGGCGCGACGGCATCCTCGGGGAGCGCACTTGGCCTGCCTGACCGGCCGTGTAGTGCTCCATCATCTCTCCGGATCCGCGATCAATAGCAGCCTCGGCCGATCGTCTCCGTCTATGAGCTGTCGAGGCGGCATGGCGAAAGGTGCAGCTCAGACCGTGTACATCCAGCCACCTGGCTTCGACCGCCCGCTTTCCTACTGTAAGAAAGGCCTGTACAACCTCTGAACGCGAGCCTCGATCGGCAGGGTGACTTCATCGGCGGGAGGTCGGTGCGGTGCCCGCGCCCGCTCGGGTGGCGTGGCCGGTCACCAGGCAGCACGCGGCAACGTCAGCAATCTGTCAGGCCGCGGGAAGTTACGACAGCCGTTAGGAAGCCCTGATGATGGTGTCAAGGTGAGGGCGGCATGCCGCGCGCGATGGGCTCTGAGGCAGGTTCGACAATCCGGGTGAGCTCGGTCGTCTCGCTGGACATGACGGCATCGAGCATTTCCGCAAAGGTGCTCTGCGGCGTCAGACCGAGACGCTCGAACCCCCAACGCTGTTGTCTGTCCATGCCGGTGGAACCGATGGGCAGCGACCAGATGGCACCCTCGCCTTCGTGGTGGCACAGGACAGCGCAGCCGCTCGGGCCGAGTTGATCGGTGATCCATCCCAGAGTGTCGGAGGGGAGGACTACCAGCAGCAGTCGCTCCCCTGTGACCGACTGCGGCTGGCGCGCCTTCTCCTCGGACTCGTATCCGTCGTGGACTGCGGCGTTGAGTCGGCCAGCGGTTTGATAACGCTCATCGACGGGCCCGGCTTCGTCGGAGATGCACCATCGGATCAGGTACTCGTCCCCGGCCGGGTCCTCGATCCAATGCTGCTCATGGGCGAACATGCGGTCGAAATGTTGGTCCGGGTCCTTCGCGAACTCGATGATCGCTGGGGTGTCCTGGAGCAGGTCCTCGGCAGTTTTCCGTCCACCGATTAGTTCGGGGATCTGGGGAGACTGAATCGTCCAGCCACCTTCCCCGGCTTTGGTATAGATGAGATGCAGGTCAGTCGACACCGAGCACCTCCTTCGCTTCCTCGACGGTCAGGCCGGCCTGTTTGACGAGGATGTCGCGGACGATCACAGCGGGGATCTCGACTCCGTTGTGGAAGGCCCAGCGGATCCTGGGACGACCCTCTGCCTCCAGCCAAGTATGACTGCCAGGTCCACTGTGCGGTACCGCGCGGTAGCCGAGCTCCTTCTTGAGGATCTGGAGCATCCTTTTCGCTTTGTGCGAAGGCCAATTGTCCCTGCCCACCCCGCCCCCACTCTCGCCAGCTGGCCTCGTAACCCCGCGATCTCCAGGAGCGACACCTTAGCAAGCACCGGGCACGTCACGTCCGCAATTCGCGGCGTGACCTGCGCGGGACAGTATGGGCTCCCGCATTGGAGGAATAGTGTTATCGAGCATGTGTTCGAAATCTGCGGATGGGTGACAAGGTCGGTTGGTGGCCGACGCGCATGGCCACGGGCTACCCGGCGAGGATCCGGCGGCGCGGTGGCTGTCCGGCACGGTGATTCGGGGGATCCGCGGCCGCGACGGCGCCGGTCCCGTCGTTGCGGTGCTGGTGGAGCGTGTCGGCGCCCTGGGTGGGTACGACGAGGCGCTGCGGCCCGAGTGCGGGCATCAGCCGGAGGTGATTG encodes:
- a CDS encoding type II toxin-antitoxin system HicA family toxin, with amino-acid sequence MLQILKKELGYRAVPHSGPGSHTWLEAEGRPRIRWAFHNGVEIPAVIVRDILVKQAGLTVEEAKEVLGVD